The Paenibacillus amylolyticus genome contains the following window.
GATGATCATCTCTTCGATACACCGTGTGCGAGAGGCTCAGCATGGGGGAAACTGCTCGATCGGAAAGCGACAATCTTGTTAGTAGGCGTTGACTTGAAGCGGAATACATTTATCCATGGCGTCGAAGAGTGGGTGGACATCCCTGGCAGAATGACGGACGAGCATGAGATGCTGTATACGGTTTTACCGGATGGAAGCCAGATTTCAGTACAGTCCCGCAGACATAGTGGGTTGCCGTGGTCGGAGCATTTCTGGAAAGTAGACGAGGTATTGGTTCGCGAAGGTGCGATGCGTAAAGGAAAACTCGGGGATGCAGTCGTAAGAGTGTGTGATGCGGCTAAGACGTCAGAGGTAATTACGGAGTTGCTGATGGATAATCCGGACTTGTTCTCGGACAACGAACCCTTTGATTCCCATAAATATGAAGCTGATATGGTCGGAATGAGCCATGAAGCATATCTCAGAAACGAGGCACGTTACAAGCAACAATTGGAGCTGTTGATCGCTGATAAGCAGGTCGTTGAAGGCGAACGTTGACTTGATCATGAGCAAGTCATAGCCAATATACGAGAAGAGTAGATGTTCCTGATCAGAAGGTTAAGTACCACTGCCGGAGAGATAAACTCTGCCAATGATATGGGTCATTTGAATTAAACCAATTGCTGGCTGGCCGCTCCGTTGGATATGGGCGGTTTTTTTGTGGAACAGTCAGATTCCTTCACAAAAACGCAAAATAGATCAGCATTTCGATCAGAGGTTGGTCAGACTTCCAGTGTATGGGCTACTCACCCTTAGGGCGGTGTGATAAGATATGGGTAAATTAACCAATAAAATTGCGTAGCGGTATAGTATAGGTGTTTATTGAAGTTTTATATAAGTATCACATAGAATCATGAACAACCACGTTGTCATTGTAGCATCTAAGAAGGAGAAGATTCGTGAACCCATTAGTATGGTATGATCTCTTTTTATTTGTCCTATTGTTCGGTGTAGGTGTATATGTGTTTACTACGGTTAGAATTACGAATTTACATAAGGTGTACTTTTTGTTTCATGGGTTGATGATGCTCTGGCCTTTCTGTCAATTTGCGAGTACGCTCACGGATGATTCTGGCTTGCAGTTGTTCTATGTTACGTTGTCTTTCGTCGCCGTCTCCCTGCTTGGGAGTGGGTGGCTTCTACTGACGATCTTTATTACCGGTTACGCGGAGCGGTTGAGTGCCAAAGGAACGTTCCTGCTATTTCTCCCTGCGGTGATTGGGGCTATAGGTGTGGTCGCCAATCCATGGAACGAGTTCGTCATTCCCCTGGAGGGCGGGTACATCGAGCGGGCTTACGGCCCTTGGTTCTGGGTTGTGATGGTTATTCTGGTGAGCTATTTCTTGGTGTCCCTCGTCGTCCTGTTCCGGGCGGTGTATTCATCGCAGACGTCTGCCATGATCAAAAGACAGGTGAGAATCACCCTGTGGGGCATCCTGGTCTTGGCTGTCTTTGCAACAATTGATGCGATCCTGAATGTGGTTCTAGCCCGCTGGTTGCCAATCATTCCTGGCATGACTTCGCTGGGGATCTTTCTGTCGGACCTGTTCTTCGTCTATGTGATCAAAAGATACAATGTGTTCGATCTGGTCTCCATCGCGCATGAGGACGTAATCAATACGATTCCATATGGCATCCTGGTACTGGATGAGAATGAAGTCATTGTTGAAGCGAACAAAGCCTCACGATCCTTTATGGATCTACATGTAGGGGATTCTTTTGATATGGAGGTATTTCTGGAGTCTGTTCAAGTTGTGGGCAGCTGTTGGGAGTTCGTGAATCATTATAAGAAAAAAGAAAATACCCTCTCTCAGGTTGAAGTGATCGTGGAGCGGGACAACAATATCCGGCACTATATCCTGCAATCGTCTCCGATTGTGGATTCGGCTCTTGTGCCGATCGGTCATATCCTTACGTTCCAAGATGTCTCACAGGAGCGCTTCTATGTAAAAGAGATGAATCGCCAGAACGAGACGCTTCAGGAGCGTAATCAGGCGCTAGACTTGATCCGTCAGGAGTTATCCGAGGCCAATCGCAAACTGGAGGAACTCGCGCTGACGGACAGTTTAACCAACTGTTACAACCGCCGTTATCTGACCCAACACCTGAATCATGAGGTCATTACCAATATTCAATACAAAACGCCATTTTCACTCCTCCTGCTCGATATCGACTACTTCAAAGCGATCAATGATCGCTACGGACATGTCATCGGGGACGAAGTGCTCGTCCGCACAGCGGAGGCTGTTAAACAATCCATTCGCAGTACGGATATTCTGACGCGTTATGGCGGGGAAGAGTTCATGATCTACCTTCCGCACACGGAGCATGATCTGGCGAACCAGATCGCGGAGCGCGTGAGAACCGCTGTGGAGTCCAACCGCATTATGGTGGATCACGAGATTATGCAGGTATCCATTACGATTAGTATTGGGATTCTATCCTTTGAGGACTTTGAGGTTGTGCATGTGCCGGACAATCCGGAGGGGTATTTGACTCAACTGTTTGCAGCGGTGGATAAGGCCTTGTATCAGGCAAAGCAGAATGGGCGTAATCGGGTGGAGTTTGGGGTGTTTGGGCGGGGAGTTATTTGAGGGAAATAGGTTGACGAATATTGAGGAGGAGCAGAAAGAAGATATCTAGATATACGCAAACAAAATACAAATGAATTATCTATCTTGAAAGGTTTGTCTAACAAGATAGATAATTCATTCAGAATCTTTTCTTAGCATCCTAGATGGTGATCTTTTTATTGGATTCTTGTTCTTATTGCTGCTGCGCGAACTCTATCCCGTACTTCGTTATAAATAGAAATATTAGTGCCTTCAGCAACTTCGAGTGTTACAGCAATGGTGTATGATATTTCATTTCTTGTACTCAGTCCTGTAGCATCTTGCTTACAATTAACTTTAATCGTTAATACATCACCGTCTATAAATGCTGCAGCTCGTTCTCCTTCAAAAATTTCGTGCTGTACTGTTCCTCTTTGTACAGCTTTTGCATCTGCTTCAAACCTATTTAATTGTAGTAATTCATGTTCAGAATCGAACCAAAGATGGGCTTGTCTATATTTTTGATTAGTATTACTTATTGGACTGAACCAGCTTAACGTAACAGTTAATCTCCTTTATCCACTCTTCTACTAAGAGAAGGAGGTAAAGGTATTTCAAATAATTGCCCATTTTCCTTTTTTATTTTACTATACCCTAAGAGTGTAACTTTTTGGTCAGATGCATTTAATATCTTATACTGATTAACAAAACCATAACCTACATACCGTGGTAATTTTTTATCTCTGAATTTTGTTTCTCTAGGTAGTTGTAAAATATTTTTGTAAAATTGATACGCATTATTCCATTGAGC
Protein-coding sequences here:
- a CDS encoding AAC(3) family N-acetyltransferase — protein: MYTKESLMQQLEQLGLDRQGTLLMHSSMKSLGEVEGGADTVLDAVSDYMEDGLLVLPTHTWSTINADNPMFHVENSVCCVGILPELFRKRPGVVRSWHPTHSVAALGRDAEVFTKDDHLFDTPCARGSAWGKLLDRKATILLVGVDLKRNTFIHGVEEWVDIPGRMTDEHEMLYTVLPDGSQISVQSRRHSGLPWSEHFWKVDEVLVREGAMRKGKLGDAVVRVCDAAKTSEVITELLMDNPDLFSDNEPFDSHKYEADMVGMSHEAYLRNEARYKQQLELLIADKQVVEGER
- a CDS encoding diguanylate cyclase, which codes for MNPLVWYDLFLFVLLFGVGVYVFTTVRITNLHKVYFLFHGLMMLWPFCQFASTLTDDSGLQLFYVTLSFVAVSLLGSGWLLLTIFITGYAERLSAKGTFLLFLPAVIGAIGVVANPWNEFVIPLEGGYIERAYGPWFWVVMVILVSYFLVSLVVLFRAVYSSQTSAMIKRQVRITLWGILVLAVFATIDAILNVVLARWLPIIPGMTSLGIFLSDLFFVYVIKRYNVFDLVSIAHEDVINTIPYGILVLDENEVIVEANKASRSFMDLHVGDSFDMEVFLESVQVVGSCWEFVNHYKKKENTLSQVEVIVERDNNIRHYILQSSPIVDSALVPIGHILTFQDVSQERFYVKEMNRQNETLQERNQALDLIRQELSEANRKLEELALTDSLTNCYNRRYLTQHLNHEVITNIQYKTPFSLLLLDIDYFKAINDRYGHVIGDEVLVRTAEAVKQSIRSTDILTRYGGEEFMIYLPHTEHDLANQIAERVRTAVESNRIMVDHEIMQVSITISIGILSFEDFEVVHVPDNPEGYLTQLFAAVDKALYQAKQNGRNRVEFGVFGRGVI